In the genome of Segnochrobactrum spirostomi, the window GATATTCGGTCTCGGTCGGGGGCGAGCCGGACTTCCAGCCGAGGGTCGAGAAGGTGACGCCGCCGAAGAAGTCGCAGCCGAGCGCGTGGGCCTTCTCGAGGGCGTTCATCAGGAAGGCCTCGGCCTTCTCCGGATGGTGCGGCGCCGTCACCTCGAAGGGCAGGCAGAGCGAGGCGGTCGGCGTGATGCCGTACTCCTCGAACAGCGCCCGGGAATGGGCGGCGTCGACCGGATCGGGGTCCATCAGCGGCACTTCGATGACCTGAAGGCCGTATTTCGCGGCTTCCGGCACCGCGATTTCGGCGACCTCGCGGGTCCAGGACGGACCCCACAGGCTCGCATGCATGCCGAGGCGGACGTTCGGCTTCGTCTTCGGGGCGTCTGTCATGGGCGTTTCTCCTCGCTGTTGTCGTTGGTGTCCGGCACCGCTCGCGGGCGGGCCGTGTCGTCGTCGCCCGTGAGCGGGCGAAAGGGGTTAGCCGGGCGTGGCGGCGTCGATGACCTCCCGCGTGTGACGCGCAGCGCGTCCGTCGGCGACCGGGGCAATGGCCCGGGTCGAGGCGCGGACTTCGAGGCTGCACGGCAGCCGCAGCCGGAGCGGTGGCCCGGCTTCGCCGGCGAGGCGGCCGACGAGGCGGCGCCAGGCCTCCTCGGCCATGCGGTCGACCGGCTGGCGCACCGCGGTGATCGAGGGCGCGGCGGCGCGCATCCAGGCATAATCGTCGAAGCCGACGAGGGAGACGTCGTCCGGCACCCGGATGGCGAGCCGCGACAGCGCGGCGAGCACGCCGAGGGTCGCGAAGTTCGTCAGGGCGATGATCGCGCTCGGCCGGCCGCGGGCGGCGAGCCAGGCCTCGAGCCGCTCGGCGACGGTGTCGAAGGTGAGCCCGACTTCGATAACCTCCGGCGCGTCCAGACCGGATCGGGAGAAGCCGGCGAAGGCGGCGGCGATGCCGTCGCAGCGCTCGCGGATGTTGGCGAGCGCGAGCGACGAGGCGGCGACGAGAACGCGGGCGTGACCGAGGCCGAGGAGATGGTCCGCCGCGAGCCGCGCCGCGCCCGCATTGTCGACCATCACCGCATCGGCCCAATCGTCGGCGGCGACGCGGTCGACCACGACATACGGAACGCCCGCGGCCTCGATGGTGCGGCGGCCGGGGAAGGCGTCGGTGCTCGGGATCACGATCACGCCGGAGGGCCGCCACGACAGCAGGGCGGCGAGGCGCGCCGCCTCGATCGCCGCGTCGTCGTTCGCGCTCGCGACGATGATGTCGTAGCTCTCGCGGTTCGCCGCCCGTTCGAGGCCGGCGACGATCGAGGTGAAGAACGGATTTTCGAGGCTCGGAACCAACACCGCGACGACCCGCGCCTTGCCGGAGCGCAATTGCGAGGCGGCGCGGTCGATGCGGTAATCGAGGGCGGCTGCGGCGGCGCGCACCCGCTCGGCGAGGACGGGATCGACCGCCTTGCGGCCGCTGAGCACGTTGGAGACGGTCGCCGTCGAGACCCCGGCGCGGGCCGCCACCTCGCGCATCGACACCGGCCCGCGCCCCTTGGGCGCAGGTTCCTCGGTCTCGGGCGGCGCGGGCGTGCGGGACATCGGCGTCCGTAAATCGATTTACGTAAATCGATTTACGGATATCGCAGGCGAACCGTCAAGCGGGGTATGTGAGGGTGTCGACGATGTGTAGTGCCCGTCGATGGGCAACGTTTGGTCTCCCGGAACCTCAAGCTGCAATATCCGGCTAAGGTGCGATGTGGCGCAGATCGATATCGAAAGCCCCGGGGCTTTCGGCGTAGTGGTTTCCCTTCGGATCGATGTAAGCTAGCCAGAACTCGGAGGGGGTGACGCGTATACGCTGACCTGTGGAGATGTGCCCGACTGTGTGAGTCGCGAATATTTTTGGCATTTTCTATCTCGGCCGGACAGCTCCCGGCGTACTCCCAGAACCTCCTTGATTATGCTTTTTCGGAAGTTGGAATGTGCCTTGCACTCCGCGCCGAACCATACATCTCTATAACTTGGATAATCGTTGATTTCATCGACCAGTACTATATCCAGCTCATGTCGACGGCTGCGATCAGTTGCGCGACTAAGTTCCTGCCCGAGCGTATTAAACTCGATATCAACAAAAAGCCAAAGAGTATCCCCATTTGGGGTTTCTACAACGAAATGAGGATCGGATAATTTCAATTTTCCGGGTGCCGCTTTAAACAATAAGCTTCTACCTTTGAATGTTATATTGCATCCTCTATTATGCAGTTCCTGCAGAACTATGCCGAGAACATACAATTCATAAAGTTTTCCACGTGTTAACGTGGAGGGAAGGGGGGTTTTATGTTTCGACCAAGCAGCCCCGTATTTGGAGAATATATTTAGTATATCTTTTTCAGCTTCATGAACGTCCATCAGAATGACATCCCCGGAGTGCGGCGGGCCTCGATCAGCTTCGCTCGTAAGGAGTGTATGTCATCAAGCACCTCGCGAAGATCTGTGGAATGGTCGCTAATTCTCTGATAGCTCACGCCCCGCGATGCGGTAGGCCATATCTCGATTTCCGCGTAATCGGGCCCACTTCCGTCAGTATTTTCATTTATAATTCGAATGGATTTATTATACGTTCCTATATCCTCAGTTAATATGCGACGCTCAAAGGCAGCAAGCATTTCTATCAATAGTTCTTGAGGTGGAATTAAAACGGCTTCATCATCATCCGCATCCGCGCGCAAATAATGGCGCTCTTCAGCTATATCACCATGCCCGATCTGTTGTAGCTGCTCAGTGAGCAGTGCCACGAGATGTAGAAAGTCATCTTCATCCATAATTGCCCCCCCGTGGTGCATTGGGGATTAGAGCAGATTTCTATCTAGGATGGAAGAGGGTGAGTCCTATACATCTCGATGTCGGTTCGCTCTCTGCTTGATTACGTGCGCAGCAAGGAGTCGATAGGTTGCATTTTGCGTCATCGCGATAATATCATCGCGGATGCATTATTATTAGTTAGTATATTCTTGCGTCATAAAGCTAGAAACTTCGCAGTCACAAAGCAGTATGGAATCTTCAGTTTCTGAACCTCTAGAAATATCGAAGACTGACCGAGAATTTCGCATCTGCATGAGAAG includes:
- a CDS encoding LacI family DNA-binding transcriptional regulator translates to MSRTPAPPETEEPAPKGRGPVSMREVAARAGVSTATVSNVLSGRKAVDPVLAERVRAAAAALDYRIDRAASQLRSGKARVVAVLVPSLENPFFTSIVAGLERAANRESYDIIVASANDDAAIEAARLAALLSWRPSGVIVIPSTDAFPGRRTIEAAGVPYVVVDRVAADDWADAVMVDNAGAARLAADHLLGLGHARVLVAASSLALANIRERCDGIAAAFAGFSRSGLDAPEVIEVGLTFDTVAERLEAWLAARGRPSAIIALTNFATLGVLAALSRLAIRVPDDVSLVGFDDYAWMRAAAPSITAVRQPVDRMAEEAWRRLVGRLAGEAGPPLRLRLPCSLEVRASTRAIAPVADGRAARHTREVIDAATPG